In Colletotrichum destructivum chromosome 8, complete sequence, the following proteins share a genomic window:
- a CDS encoding Putative PAS domain, signal transduction response regulator, receiver domain, CheY-like superfamily, whose amino-acid sequence MPQGDDRFPPPTIQLLPPSSTSHRPRPYCASGYIAVPTSTTTTKTTKTTTTTTTTKTTPKTFAVAAAAAATPEAASASVSPTASTIVGNQASASHPTNPRYRPASPTLTNFTLGQQWKTPDIGRYGLTYTDPSCDPSFDAVSASLLTPTSDPTSPTAPSHTEPSHSPRYITTSQTKRQSDEELGTTHTQPSPLKKARTRLAPPRFISLPNQLPPSAILARRNQGLISPLFFSSSGIRRQMPPRPNPLPPSDAAAVLLARLREDTEAVHTVRLPRGTVHSHRPVRSGSTPGSSSLSSSADATLPSSTKSPNSQTLPQGLHILRGVGVVELLEQDERPTFIIDLANPVNIQKTGLHLLYANAALRASAGILELLSVEGDDTNNTDYVNFKSWTTSFVLNHESLDVCLPSHKYGGITWTCSTLRKRFRFVSGSTSAVSTAPDSPGPLAEESAVLKQRSIGPTPDQPPTVPMDDEPDYFGDIDPDSHDDTPLANDCVMMDNGEKYHSDEFTQQVFQAAMSKPSYDWTRIQATPDLGEHILFCRQTDWASTSLGPIEHWTPELRAMANMVMGSPHPAAMYWGEDYVTIYNEAYIELAGQKHPKLMGARYQDAWSEIWDDLGPIVNNAWTNGQAVMKNDNQLFINRHGFLEETFFSWSLIPLLGSEGQVVGLYNPAFENTRRKVNERRMLTLREVGEKTAAAKDVRGFWSRVKEGLEFNDVDVPLALIYSVKDDNSESEVSSMHSGSIAHPPLLQLEGSLGVPEGHPAALSHLDLKSSDEGFAPYMRQSMTMQGAPIVLSSEAGNLPTKLLEGLNWRGFGDPSRTIVILPVHPTTAGESVVGFIILGTNPRRPYDDEYQLFIHLLSRQLATSMASVVLFEEEIRRGQRAARLAALDRQELQMELYLRTQEAVESEYKFTRMAEFAPVGIFIANDKGLINFANDMWWQISRHPKAEDSVNTWMQSVMDEDRPGVERSWRKLIEEKEPMTIEFRFKCSRQNGLNTIDTWVLMSAFPEQTEDGNLKSIFACITDISPQKWAEDFQKQRREEAVELKRQQENFIDITSHEMRNPLSAVLQCADEIVNSIAEYRSQQRDDKQLEVLLEGCAEAAHTINLCASHQKRIVDDVLTLSKLDSQLLLVTPVDSHPTTVVRHVIKMFESELNTHDIKLEFSIDQAYVTHAVDWVRLDPSRLSQVLINLMTNAIKFTQGREKRVITMRMSASKNITEVTEKGVSFFPTRKEDVQALTKEKDWGTGEEINLHFSVQDTGPGLREDEKKLLFQRFSQASPRTHVQYGGSGLGLFISRMLAELQGGQIGVVSEKGIGSTFAFYVKCRKTATPSSESATLSALNLARPIKNESISAPKALPLASLPSRTTPKESVVTETPLYDVLIVEDNIVNQRVLRKQLQNCGNKTHVANHGGEALDQLKKSRFWAGKESSGFDLSVILMDLEMPVMDGMTCAKRIRELEREGTLVTHIPIIAVTAYARPEQIESAKAAGIDDVISKPFRIPDLMPKIEELVSKYRALTTVEPVASV is encoded by the exons ATGCCGCAGGGCGACGATCGCTTCCCCCCACCCACAATACAGCTGCTTCCACCCTCGTCTACCTCGCACCGTCCTCGTCCCTATTGTGCCTCCGGATACATCGCCGTCCCGACCAGCACGACGACCACCAaaacgacgaagacgacgacgacgacgacgacgacgaagacgacacCCAAGACCtttgccgtcgccgctgccgccgctgcgacgcccgaggccgcctctgcctctgTCTCCCCCACCGCCTCGACCATCGTCGGCAACCAGGCCTCGGCTTCCCATCCCACCAACCCTCGCTATCGTCCCGCCTCGCCAACCCTTACCAACTTCACTCTGGGACAGCAATGGAAAACGCCTGATATTGGTCGGTATGGTTTGACGTATACCGATCCAAGTTGCGATCCCTCATTCGACGCCGTCTCCGCGTCCCTCTTAACGCCCACATCCGATCCGACTTCCCCGACAGCACCGTCGCATACGGAACCATCCCACTCGCCGAGGTATATAACGACCTCCCAGACCAAGCGCCAGTCAGACGAAGAATTGGGCACCACCCATACACAGCCGTCACCTTTGAAGAAGGCGCGCACTCGCCTGGCCCCCCCTCGATTCATCTCTCTTCCCAACCAACTCCCACCCTCGGCCATTCTGGCGAGGCGAAACCAAGGCCTCATCTCCCCTCtattcttttcttcctccgGCATCCGACGACAGATGCCCCCTCGACCCaatccccttcccccttcagacgccgccgctgtcctCCTGGCCCGTCTGAGGGAGGATACTGAGGCAGTCCACACCGTCCGCCTACCACGCGGTACCGTTCACTCCCATCGCCCCGTCAGGTCCGGCAGCACTCCGGGTAGCAGCAGCCTGTCGTCGTCTGCAGACGCGAcactcccctcctccacaaAGAGCCCGAATAGCCAAACCCTTCCTCAAGGTTTACACATATTAAGAGGGGTCGGAGTAGTGGAGTTGCTGGAGCAGGACGAGCGTCCGACCTTCATCATCGATCTTGCGAACCCCGTCAACATCCAAAAGACGGGGCTGCACCTGCTCTACGCCAATGCTGCACTGCGAGCTTCCGCAGGCATCCTCGAGCTGCTGTCTGTCGAAGGCGATGATACCAACAACACCGACTATGTCAACTTTAAAAGTTGGACCACGAGTTTTGTCTTGAACCACGAGTCACTCGACGTATGTCTTCCTTCCCACAAATATGGAGGCATCACGTGGACCTGCTCGACCTTGCGGAAACGCTTTCGCTTCGTGAGCGGGAGCACCAGTGCCGTATCGACGGCTCCCGATTCCCCCGGCCCCTTGGCCGAAGAGTCCGCTGTTCTCAAGCAGCGGAGCATAGGCCCCACGCCGGATCAGCCACCCACTGTACCCATGGACGATGAACCCGATTACTTTGGTGACATTGACCCCGACTCTCATGATGACACCCCGCTTGCGAACGACTGTGTGATGATGGACAATGGCGAGAAGTATCATTCCGACGAGTTCACCCAGCAAGTGTTCCAGGCAGCCATGTCGAAGCCGTCTTACGACTGGACCCGGATCCAAGCCACTCCAGATTTGGGCGAGCACATCCTCTTTTGTCGACAAACTGACTGGGCCTCCACGTCACTGGGCCCTATAGAGCATTGGACTCCGGAACTGCGGGCCATGGCCAACATGGTCATGGGCAGTCCCCATCCCGCTGCCATGTACTGGGGAGAGGATTACGTCACTATTTACAACGAGGCTTATATCGAACTCGCTGGCCAGAAGCATCCTAAACTCATGGGCGCGCGTTATCAAGATGCCTGGTCCGAGATTTGGGACGACCTCGGACCCATTGTCAACAACGCTTGGACGAACGGCCAGGCGGTCATGAAAAACGACAACCAGCTCTTCATCAATCGGCACGGGTTCCTGGAGGAGACGTTTTTTTCATGGTCACTCATCCCTCTTTTGGGCAGCGAGGGCCAGGTCGTCGGCCTCTACAATCCCGCTTTTGAGAACACCCGTCGCAAGGTCAATGAACGTCGCATGCTTACGCTGCGCGAAGTTGGCGAGAAGACGGCTGCTGCTAAAGACGTTAGGGGTTTTTGGTCACGAGTAAAAGAGGGCCTGGAGTTCAACGACGTGGATGTGCCGCTCGCCCTCATCTACTCCGTCAAGGACGACAACAGCGAAAGCGAAGTGTCTTCAATGCACTCGGGGAGCATAGCGCATCCTCCGTTGCTACAGCTCGAAGGCAGCCTGGGCGTCCCCGAAGGACACCCGGCAGCCCTGAGTCACCTTGACCTGAAGTCTTCAGACGAAGGTTTCGCGCCCTACATGCGACAGTCCATGACAATGCAAGGAGCGCCCATTGTGTTATCGTCTGAAGCCGGCAACCTCCCGACCAagcttctcgagggcctGAATTGGAGAGGCTTCGGTGATCCGTCCAGGACGATTGTTATCCTTCCCGTTCATCCCACCACGGCCGGCGAGTCTGTCGTAGGGTTCATAATTCTCGGAACCAACCCCCGTCGGCCgtacgacgacgagtaccAACTCTTCATACATCTATTGTCAAGGCAATTAGCGACTTCGATGGCATCAGTCGTGTTGTTCGAAGAAGAGATCAGGAGAGGCCAGAGGGCAGCTCGTCTGGCTGCGCTGGATCGCCAGGAACTTCAAATGGAGTTGTACCTGAGGACACAAGAAGCGGTCGAGAGCGAGTACAAATTCACGCGAATGGCGGAGTTTGCGCCGGTTGGCATCTTCATTGCGAACGACAAGGGCCTTATCAATTTCGCCAACGACATGTGGTGGCAAATCTCGCGACACCCGAAAGCAGAGGACAGCGTCAATACGTGGATGCAGAGCGTGATGGACGAAGACCGCCCAGGGGTTGAGCGCTCTTGGCGCAAGCTCATTGAAGAGAAAGAGCCCATGACAATCGAGTTCCGCTTCAAGTGCAGCCGCCAAAATGGACTCAACACCATTGATACTTGGGTTTTGATGAGCGCCTTCCCCGAGCAGACTGAGGACGGCAATCTCAAGAGCATCTTTGCCTGCATAACGGATATTTCGCCGCAGAAATGGGCCGAAGACTTCCAGAAGCAACGCAGAGAAGAGGCGGTAGAGCTCAAGCGCCAACAAGAGAATTTCATCGACATAACCAGTCACGAGATGCGCAACCCACTGAGCGCCGTCCTCCAGTGCGCCGATGAAATCGTGAACAGCATCGCCGAATACCGCTCGCAGCAACGGGACGACAAGCAACTCGAGGTTCTATTGGAAGGTTGTGCGGAAGCCGCCCATACTATCAACCTATGCGCCAGTCACCAAAagcgcatcgtcgacgacgtaCTTACCTTGTCGAAGCTTGACTCGCAACTCTTGCTCGTTACCCCGGTCGACTCCCACCCCACCACGGTAGTGAGGCACGTCATCAAGATGTTCGAGTCGGAGTTGAACACGCACGACATCAAACTGGAGTTCTCTATCGACCAGGCCTACGTCACCCATGCTGTCGACTGGGTTAGACTGGACCCCTCAAGGTTGAGCCAGGTGCTGATCAATCTCATGACGAACGCCATCAAGTTCACTCAGGGGCGCGAGAAACGTGTCATCACAATGAGGATGAGCGCCTCAAAAAACATCACCGAGGTCACAGAGAAGGgcgtctccttcttcccgACTCGTAAGGAGGACGTTCAGGCCTTAACCAAAGAAAAGGACTGGGGCACCGGGGAGGAGATCAATCTTCACTTCTCGGTGCAGGATACAGGGCCGGGCCTtcgcgaggacgagaagaagctcctGTTCCAGCGATTCTCCCAGGCCTCACCCCGCACCCACGTGCAATACGGCGGATCAGGGCTCGGTCTCTTCATCTCGCGGatgctcgccgagctgcaaGGTGGGCAGATTGGCGTCGTCTCGGAAAAGGGCATCGGCAGCACTTTTGCGTTTTACGTCAAGTGTCGCAAGACTGCCACGCCAAGCTCAGAGTCAGCGACCCTTTCGGCGCTCAACCTGGCCCGACCCATCAAGAACGAGTCCATCTCGGCACCAAAAGCCCTGCCGCTCGCTAGCCTGCCCAGTCGGACAACCCCCAAGGAGTCGGTCGTCACAGAAACGCCGCTCTACGACGTACTCATCGTGGAAGATAACATTGTGAACCAGAGGGTTCTGCGAAAGCAACTACAGAACTGCGGCAACAAAACACATGTTGCGAACCACGGGGGTGAGGCGCTCGACCAGCTCAAAAAGTCGCGTTTCTGGGCTGGAAAAGAATCGTCGGGGTTCGATCTCAGCGTTATCCTCATGGATCTGGAGATGCCGGTCATGGATGGAATGACGTGCGCGAAACGCATCCGTGAgctggagagggagggaactCTCGTCACGCATATACCGATTATCGCCGTCACAGCCTACGCGCGGCCAGAGCAGATTGAGAGCGCGAAAGCCGCCGGTATC GACGACGTGATTTCCAAGCCCTTTAGAATACCAGACTTGATGCCCAAGATCGAGGAGCTAGTTTCGAAGTACAGGGCACTAACTACTGTAGAACCTGTAGCCTCGGTCTGA
- a CDS encoding Putative MFS transporter superfamily translates to MLVGMIGWTVSGSAFDRIRSAAAGAGIISCITFFTTAYNICRGPLVVAYPIEILLFPIRAKGVALLMGSIKDSSFFSQSVNSIDLSTLSWKY, encoded by the coding sequence ATGCTCGTTGGAATGATTGGCTGGACCGTCAGTGGTAGCGCGTTCGACAGGATCCGGTCAGCGGCTGCAGGCGCGGGTATTATCTCGTGCATCACTTTCTTCACCACGGCGTATAACATCTGCCGGGGTCCGCTGGTCGTCGCCTACCCTATCGAGATCCTGCTCTTTCCGATCCGAGCCAAGGGCGTGGCGTTGCTGATGGGCTCAATCAAGGACTCCAGCTTCTTTAGCCAGTCCGTCAACTCCATCGACTTGTCAACCCTTTCATGGAAGTACTAA